In Pseudophryne corroboree isolate aPseCor3 chromosome 2, aPseCor3.hap2, whole genome shotgun sequence, the sequence CATCTCAGGAAATACGGATGTTGAAACAACaatttgaagcaagcagaatgaagaGAATGACCAGAGGACGTACAGATTCAGTTTCTACTGACAGCACTTGGGATATGTGGAACCAAAGGCTCTTGGAAATTGAGAATGAAGTCAAAACCAAAACTGAAAAAGATGATAAAAAAAGAGAAAAGGATATTGATGAGAAAAGCCTTTGTTCAGAAGCTGGATCTTTGTTTAACTTTTGCAAAAACAACAAACATAAACTTACCCCTTTGGAGAGGTGGAAAATCAAAAGAATTCAGTTTGGATATCACAAAAAAGATTCAGAGACTTCAGATTCTCAAAATAAAGAGGAAAGTGGTGGCAAAAAAGAAGGTGACGAACTGAGCCAGTCAGACATTGACGTAACAGCCTACCAAGCATGGAAGTTAAAGCACCAGAAGAAAGTTGGCAATGAAAACAAAGAGGAAATTGTGGAACTTACCAAAGGAGAAGACACGGCAACTGCAAAACGTAAACAAAGAAGGGCAGAGATCCTGGAACGTTCAAAGCAGAATCTGGAGGAGAGCCAGTCGATTTGTGGCTGGGATAATGAAAGTTCTATAAGTGGCAGCATCCCACTGTCTGCCTTTATCCAAAGTGCACCTTCAGCTAGTGGTCCTAATGAGACAGGGTCCGTATTGAGCATGCAGAGCAACAGGTCACGACAATCTCACACAAGGAGTTCTGTAGGCGCAGCACAAGTTCCTACTGTGCTTCCACCAAATTTACCATCCGGACCAGTTGATGCCATTTCCATAGCAAGCATTCAGAATTGGATAGCTAATGTGGTGACTGAAACCATTGCTCAAAAGCAGAATGAGATCATGAATATGTCCCGTGCTCCTTCAGTTCTAAGCATGAACTCTGGAGATCCTGGCAGAAAAGCAGATGATGAAAGATCTTCAGTACTTGGTGCAGCCGGAGGTTCTTGTTTGTCTGGTTCTGGATTTCAGCACCGTGACTTCAAAAGCACAGACTCTGTATTGTCCTACAACACATCTATGAGCGCAAATACAAATATGTCTAGTGCAAAGAGAAAAATTACCCAAACAAGTGTCCCGCTGTATGGACTTTTTATGGATGATGTGGATCTGAAAAAACTCAACCAGAAGGAAAATGAGATGAGAGAAGAGTTGACTGGAAAATTGTCCCAGTATAGAAAGGAAAAAGTTGAATCTGACAATAAGCGTAGTTATATGTTCAAGAAGAAAAAAGCTAAaggcactgatgatgatgaggaaGAAGATAAAGGAAGTATCTCAAGTGCTAAGTTCCAGAGTTCTAGATTGTCCTCAAATCGGGAATGGGACAAATGTGAAAAATCTTCCTATCTGGGTAATTGTTCAAATGTCAAGTCTACAAGTTCAGAATTAGAAAGAAATGTTAGTACATGGCTCAGTGGGGTGAAAACAGAAGGCAGTGCAATTTCACAAGGGAGAACTTCTGAACGATACTCAAGAAAATCAGAATATCAGAGAGAGGAGAATTCTGAAATCAATGGCTATGCCAGGAAGTTACTAGAAGATGACAAAGAGATTTCTTCATCTTATCAGAGTTACAGAGAAACTAACAGAGCCACGTCGCGATTTTCAACATCTTCTGAAGAGGAGACCAGTTACTTCAAGAGTTCTACAGGCAACACGTCTCAATATATGAAGGATCAGAGAATAGAGCCATATTTTGGTGACCAGTCACAAGAGGCAAATGAGAATATTGATGTCACCGGTAGTAGAAGACCCAGAACAAGTCATTTAGAAGATCCTGAGGAGTCAGATAATTCCGATACGTTTGACTTGGGTTCCAAAAGGAAATTTACCCAGAGCTTAGGGAAGAGTGAAGACAATGAGCATGAAG encodes:
- the STYXL2 gene encoding serine/threonine/tyrosine-interacting-like protein 2, which produces MASGSDQDKDQVVPEKDDDDDVLAVQARYLRSPSPSNLSLASSAYTESIFMEPIHLSSAVAAKKIISEELKTKEVKVTPMDPELLVSAEQLLVEDLYNRVKEKIDDRSLFNTPCVMDLQRELLKDHMESPLNAVDEVWPNVFIAEKSVAVNKGRLKRMGITHILNAGHNTTVFTGPEFYKGMDVQYMGVEIDDFPDLDISKFLRPAAEFLDEALLTYRGKVLVNSEMGMSRSAVLVAAYLMIFHHMTILEALMTLRKKRAIYPNDGFIMQLRELNEALLEDREYFDPDEDDEDKNSQGSVIQAKAHSIVVEEEDVESVMGAKVHSITVVEEDTASIMGSAMSLMGKSSVVSKQPTLIDEDEEEKIYEEWRRKQGLPPRDTPDKENGLGLTLPEDGDVSEEYVQQMVYKWQKENAKFQSSEHGDDRSSLMSERSYSPSEISDVESVTSQEIRMLKQQFEASRMKRMTRGRTDSVSTDSTWDMWNQRLLEIENEVKTKTEKDDKKREKDIDEKSLCSEAGSLFNFCKNNKHKLTPLERWKIKRIQFGYHKKDSETSDSQNKEESGGKKEGDELSQSDIDVTAYQAWKLKHQKKVGNENKEEIVELTKGEDTATAKRKQRRAEILERSKQNLEESQSICGWDNESSISGSIPLSAFIQSAPSASGPNETGSVLSMQSNRSRQSHTRSSVGAAQVPTVLPPNLPSGPVDAISIASIQNWIANVVTETIAQKQNEIMNMSRAPSVLSMNSGDPGRKADDERSSVLGAAGGSCLSGSGFQHRDFKSTDSVLSYNTSMSANTNMSSAKRKITQTSVPLYGLFMDDVDLKKLNQKENEMREELTGKLSQYRKEKVESDNKRSYMFKKKKAKGTDDDEEEDKGSISSAKFQSSRLSSNREWDKCEKSSYLGNCSNVKSTSSELERNVSTWLSGVKTEGSAISQGRTSERYSRKSEYQREENSEINGYARKLLEDDKEISSSYQSYRETNRATSRFSTSSEEETSYFKSSTGNTSQYMKDQRIEPYFGDQSQEANENIDVTGSRRPRTSHLEDPEESDNSDTFDLGSKRKFTQSLGKSEDNEHEEDNDPSESHSSGGRWSRDRKSKVEAEEMDDDDIIAAWRSRQEETKAKLRRHKKDT